A section of the Bombus huntii isolate Logan2020A chromosome 5, iyBomHunt1.1, whole genome shotgun sequence genome encodes:
- the LOC126865803 gene encoding uncharacterized protein LOC126865803, with translation LNHRNSNQIIRRRQRNHVNNRRQPGPMQYVFYAILNTDLHMNRGTAAANIAVGLMLLYNIIDTDQVKCQYIDSWTKNGQRIVILKGYDHRHLKYLQQEVKFIALGTYAVRQRWGRNKAIIVLTVFGQKEDLEDVFEGLTYLR, from the exons CTCAATCATAGAAATAGTAATCAAATAATTAGAAGGCGTCAAAGAAATCATGTCAATAACCGACGTCAACCTGGTCCAATGCAATATGTATTTTATGCCATACTTAATACCGATTTGCATATGAATCGAGGAACAGCAGCGGCAAAT ATAGCAGTTGGTTTAATGCTcctttataatataatagacACTGACCAGGTGAAATGTCAATATATTGATAGCTGGACAAAGAATGG ACAAAGAATAGTAATCTTGAAGGGATATGACCACAGACATTTGAAATACCTCCAACAGGAAGTAAAATTTATAGCACTCGGAACGTACGCAGTTCGACAAAGGTGGGGACGGAATAAAGCAATCATAGTATTAACTGTTTTTGGACAAAAAGAAGATTTGGAAGATGTTTTCGAAGGATTAACATATTTACGATAG